A genome region from Cryomorphaceae bacterium includes the following:
- the grpE gene encoding nucleotide exchange factor GrpE: MAKKKKETAPEQEVENSENVENKVTEAAVEEAPEQSPEQSREEKLEAELAAVNDKYLRLYAEFDNYRRRTAKQQLDMQRTASGEAIKTILPVLDDFERAIESNRETDDATALKQGFELIYNKFKVSLEKSGLKEIEAKGEPFNTDLHEAITNIPAPSDDLKGKVVDVVEKGYFLNDHVLRFSKVVVGQ, from the coding sequence ATGGCGAAGAAGAAAAAAGAAACAGCTCCTGAACAGGAAGTAGAGAATTCTGAAAACGTGGAAAATAAAGTAACTGAGGCCGCGGTTGAAGAGGCGCCCGAACAAAGCCCGGAACAAAGTCGTGAAGAAAAACTGGAAGCCGAACTGGCAGCCGTCAACGATAAATACCTGCGACTTTATGCCGAATTTGACAACTATCGCCGCCGTACAGCTAAACAGCAACTCGACATGCAGCGAACGGCGTCCGGAGAGGCCATCAAAACCATCCTGCCTGTGCTCGATGACTTTGAGCGCGCCATTGAATCCAACCGGGAAACCGACGATGCAACCGCGCTTAAACAAGGCTTTGAGTTGATTTACAATAAATTCAAAGTGAGTCTGGAAAAAAGCGGACTTAAAGAGATAGAAGCGAAAGGCGAGCCCTTCAATACCGACTTACACGAGGCCATCACCAACATTCCCGCTCCATCAGACGACCTGAAAGGCAAGGTGGTAGATGTAGTGGAAAAAGGATACTTCCTCAACGATCACGTGCTGCGTTTCAGCAAAGTGGTGGTAGGACAATAA